The following coding sequences lie in one Mesorhizobium sp. DCY119 genomic window:
- a CDS encoding ABC transporter ATP-binding protein codes for MTTSQPILAVKDLRVRFRTLDGQVDAVKGINLHVNAGETVAIVGESGSGKSQTMMAAMSLLASNGEATGAVDYRGRNLLALDKSALNDVRGRKITMIFQEPMTSLDPLYTIGNQLMEPIRRHRKLGKAEARKEALRLLELVKIPDPERRLKSYPYEMSGGQRQRVMIAMALANDPDILIADEPTTALDVTVQAQILTLLAELQRKFGMAIVFITHDLGIVRRFADRVYVMRYGEIVEEGVTEALFSAPAHPYTKMLLAAEPTGRKAAPPAGAPVLLEGRNVEVSFKIGGGFLAGPPLFLKAVDRISLALKRGQTIGIVGESGSGKSTLGRALLRLLPSEGSIRFGAREISGVDREAMRPLRRELQLVFQDPFGSLSPRMTIGQVITEGLLVHEPSLSSKKRDARAVEALLEVGLDPNMRNRYAHEFSGGQRQRIAIARAMILKPKVVVLDEPTSALDRSVQKQIVDLLRKLQADHELSYLFISHDLAVVRAMADYIIVMKQGQIVEEGLTDDIFDNPREAYTQTLMAAAIDVKKFRIAS; via the coding sequence ATGACCACTTCCCAACCCATACTTGCCGTCAAGGACCTGCGCGTGCGCTTCCGCACGCTGGATGGTCAGGTCGATGCCGTGAAAGGTATCAATCTTCACGTCAATGCCGGCGAAACCGTCGCCATCGTCGGTGAATCCGGTTCCGGCAAGAGCCAGACCATGATGGCGGCGATGAGCCTGCTCGCTTCCAATGGCGAGGCGACAGGTGCGGTCGACTATCGTGGGCGCAATCTGCTTGCCCTGGACAAGTCAGCCCTGAACGATGTGCGCGGCCGCAAGATCACGATGATCTTCCAGGAGCCGATGACCTCGCTCGATCCGCTTTACACCATCGGCAACCAATTGATGGAACCGATCCGGCGTCATCGCAAGCTGGGCAAGGCCGAAGCGCGCAAGGAGGCGCTACGGCTGCTCGAACTGGTGAAAATACCTGATCCGGAACGCCGCCTGAAATCCTACCCCTACGAAATGTCGGGCGGCCAGCGCCAGCGCGTGATGATCGCCATGGCGCTCGCCAACGATCCGGACATACTGATCGCCGATGAGCCGACGACGGCGCTCGACGTGACGGTGCAGGCGCAGATCCTGACGCTTCTGGCCGAACTGCAGCGCAAATTCGGCATGGCCATTGTTTTCATCACCCACGACCTCGGCATCGTGCGGCGCTTTGCCGATCGCGTTTATGTCATGCGATACGGCGAAATCGTTGAGGAGGGCGTGACGGAAGCGCTGTTTTCCGCACCCGCGCATCCCTATACCAAGATGCTGCTCGCAGCCGAGCCGACCGGCAGGAAGGCTGCGCCGCCCGCCGGCGCCCCGGTTCTGCTCGAAGGCCGCAATGTCGAGGTGAGCTTCAAGATTGGTGGTGGGTTTCTGGCCGGCCCACCATTGTTTCTGAAAGCCGTCGATCGCATTTCCCTTGCTTTGAAGCGTGGCCAGACGATCGGCATCGTCGGCGAATCCGGCTCGGGCAAGTCAACGCTCGGGCGGGCGCTGCTGCGCCTCCTGCCGAGTGAGGGCTCGATCCGCTTCGGCGCGCGTGAAATATCGGGCGTGGATCGTGAGGCGATGCGTCCGCTGCGGCGCGAACTGCAATTGGTGTTTCAGGATCCATTCGGCTCGCTGTCGCCGCGCATGACGATCGGGCAGGTGATAACCGAGGGATTGCTTGTCCACGAACCGTCGCTGTCTTCCAAAAAGCGCGACGCGCGCGCGGTCGAGGCGTTGCTGGAAGTCGGTCTCGATCCGAATATGCGCAATCGTTATGCGCATGAGTTTTCAGGCGGCCAGCGCCAACGCATTGCCATTGCCCGCGCCATGATTCTCAAGCCGAAGGTCGTTGTTCTGGACGAGCCAACCTCGGCGCTGGACCGTTCCGTGCAGAAGCAGATCGTCGATCTCTTGCGCAAGCTCCAGGCCGACCATGAACTGTCTTACCTGTTCATCAGCCACGATCTGGCCGTCGTTCGCGCCATGGCTGACTATATCATCGTCATGAAGCAGGGGCAGATCGTCGAGGAAGGGCTGACCGACGACATTTTCGACAACCCGCGTGAAGCCTATACGCAGACGCTGATGGCCGCGGCGATCGATGTGAAGAAGTTCCGTATCGCAAGCTGA
- the betI gene encoding transcriptional regulator BetI, with amino-acid sequence MPKLGMEPLRRKALIDATISAIGERGSLDVTMSEIAGRAGVSSALAHHYFGAKDELLQATMRHILSELNADARTALRHARDARERVLAIIAVNFSDKQFQPEIIAAWLAFYVEAQKAPALRRLLRIYARRLHSNLMSGLSGLMARNEAGHVAESIAALIDGLYIRRALKDGTPNAASAVALVEDYLETKLLQHKKAS; translated from the coding sequence GTGCCCAAACTCGGAATGGAACCGCTGCGCCGCAAGGCGCTGATCGACGCGACGATCTCGGCGATCGGCGAGCGCGGTTCGCTAGACGTCACCATGTCGGAAATTGCCGGCCGCGCCGGCGTATCATCCGCGCTGGCGCATCATTATTTCGGCGCCAAGGACGAGCTTCTTCAGGCGACGATGCGGCACATCCTATCCGAACTGAACGCGGATGCGCGCACCGCATTGCGGCATGCTCGGGACGCCAGGGAACGCGTTCTGGCGATCATCGCGGTCAATTTCTCCGACAAGCAGTTCCAGCCCGAAATCATCGCTGCCTGGCTCGCCTTCTATGTCGAGGCGCAGAAGGCGCCCGCGCTGCGCCGCCTGCTGCGCATCTACGCGCGGCGGCTGCATTCCAACCTGATGAGTGGCCTGTCCGGGCTGATGGCGCGAAATGAAGCGGGGCACGTCGCAGAATCAATCGCCGCTCTGATCGACGGCCTCTACATTCGCCGGGCACTCAAGGACGGCACGCCCAACGCCGCAAGTGCTGTCGCCCTCGTCGAAGACTATCTCGAAACGAAACTTCTCCAGCACAAGAAGGCTTCATGA
- a CDS encoding mannose-1-phosphate guanylyltransferase/mannose-6-phosphate isomerase yields MTERIVSFVMSGGVGSRLWPLSREDNPKQFHDLSGDGSMLVKTLRRLKARPAGEAPVFLIASERHATRVHADAGSIGLAGGTAIFEPTGRNTAAAVATASLQTLAAFGDGIVLVVPSDHEISTEKQFWDTIERGVPAAKDGRLVVFGVRPTQPETGYGYIEVAARGQGVVDVSRFVEKPDLETAKTYLSAGNFFWNTGIFLFRASAMRDAFRKFQPQIWAAAEEAFLAATNDLSGLYLPLELYEKVPSISIDYAIMEHATDIAMVPASFRWNDLGSWQSLLDVSPSDMDGNVIVGDVVAIDCQNSYIRSEGRLLSAIGLKDVAIVATADATFVAPVSRSQNVKKIVEQLEKSGRLETKFTPSADRVVVSGAWRRRVHHWLFEETLPLWSTVGVDELHGGFHEALAFNATPLMKPKRMRTMARQVYAFAVAKARGWDGPADALITHGLDFMTGRGRTDRGGWVRTMNVDGSVADATEDAYDHSCVLLALAHAHMCGNPDALRLGEETFAFIDEHLEDHRLTGFLETAEGEGMRRSNPHMHLLEAFLAWHTATGDRGHLRRAARIIDLFRGHFFDADSWTLGEYFDDEWRPVAGEQGTWTEPGHHFEWASLLVDYAVKSGRNDLTAYARKLYASAIANGLNRSTGLAYGAVSRQGLPLDQVSRSWPQAEAIKAAIALDGSGGPDLKPEVEARVGRLFRWHIDPAPLGLWIDRIDERGRSLATDVPASIFYHLTCALMQYLDSTAES; encoded by the coding sequence ATGACAGAACGGATCGTCAGTTTCGTGATGAGCGGCGGCGTCGGTTCGCGCCTATGGCCGCTGTCGCGCGAGGACAATCCGAAACAGTTTCACGACCTGTCAGGCGATGGCTCCATGCTGGTCAAGACCTTGCGCCGCCTGAAGGCGCGGCCTGCAGGGGAGGCGCCTGTCTTCCTGATCGCGTCGGAACGCCATGCCACGCGCGTGCATGCAGACGCCGGTTCCATCGGGCTCGCTGGTGGAACGGCGATTTTCGAACCGACCGGGCGCAACACCGCGGCAGCTGTCGCGACCGCATCGTTGCAAACGCTTGCCGCTTTCGGCGATGGTATCGTGCTGGTCGTGCCCTCCGATCATGAGATTTCCACCGAGAAACAGTTCTGGGACACCATCGAGCGGGGTGTTCCCGCGGCCAAGGACGGGCGCTTGGTCGTGTTCGGCGTTCGGCCCACCCAGCCGGAAACCGGCTATGGTTACATCGAGGTTGCAGCCAGAGGGCAAGGCGTTGTCGATGTCTCGCGCTTTGTCGAAAAGCCTGATCTGGAGACGGCAAAGACCTATCTGTCTGCTGGGAATTTCTTCTGGAACACCGGCATCTTCCTGTTTCGCGCCAGCGCCATGCGGGATGCGTTCAGGAAGTTCCAGCCGCAGATCTGGGCGGCGGCCGAGGAGGCATTCCTTGCAGCCACGAACGATCTTTCCGGCCTTTATCTGCCGCTCGAACTCTACGAGAAGGTTCCATCGATCTCGATCGACTATGCAATCATGGAGCATGCGACGGATATCGCCATGGTGCCTGCCAGCTTCCGCTGGAACGATCTTGGCTCCTGGCAATCGCTGCTGGATGTCAGCCCTTCGGACATGGACGGAAATGTCATCGTCGGCGATGTCGTCGCCATCGATTGCCAGAATTCCTATATCCGCAGCGAGGGCCGCCTGCTGTCGGCGATCGGGCTGAAGGATGTCGCCATCGTGGCGACTGCCGACGCAACCTTCGTCGCGCCTGTCAGCCGTAGCCAGAACGTCAAGAAGATCGTCGAGCAGCTGGAGAAGAGCGGCAGGCTCGAGACCAAATTCACGCCGTCGGCCGATCGCGTCGTGGTGAGCGGCGCGTGGCGGCGGCGTGTGCATCACTGGCTGTTTGAGGAGACTTTGCCGCTATGGTCGACCGTCGGCGTCGATGAGCTGCATGGCGGCTTTCACGAGGCACTGGCCTTCAACGCCACGCCGCTGATGAAGCCGAAGCGCATGCGCACCATGGCGCGCCAGGTCTATGCCTTCGCGGTTGCCAAGGCGCGCGGGTGGGACGGGCCGGCGGATGCACTGATCACGCACGGCCTGGATTTCATGACGGGCAGGGGGCGCACCGACCGCGGCGGTTGGGTGCGCACCATGAATGTCGACGGCAGCGTCGCCGATGCGACCGAAGATGCCTATGACCATTCCTGCGTGCTCCTGGCGCTGGCCCATGCGCATATGTGCGGCAATCCGGATGCACTTCGGCTTGGCGAAGAGACATTTGCTTTCATCGACGAGCATCTGGAAGACCACAGGCTGACCGGCTTTCTGGAGACGGCGGAAGGCGAGGGCATGCGGCGCTCCAACCCGCATATGCATCTGCTGGAAGCGTTCCTTGCCTGGCACACGGCGACGGGCGACCGCGGCCATCTCAGGCGTGCCGCGCGCATCATCGATCTCTTCCGTGGTCACTTCTTCGACGCCGATAGCTGGACGCTGGGCGAATATTTCGATGACGAATGGCGGCCTGTAGCGGGCGAGCAGGGCACATGGACGGAGCCCGGCCATCATTTTGAATGGGCCTCGCTGCTGGTGGATTATGCCGTCAAAAGCGGGCGTAACGATCTGACAGCCTATGCCAGAAAGCTTTATGCCTCCGCGATTGCCAATGGCCTCAATCGCTCGACAGGGCTCGCCTATGGCGCCGTGTCGCGGCAAGGCTTGCCGCTCGATCAGGTATCGCGAAGCTGGCCGCAGGCGGAAGCGATCAAGGCCGCAATCGCGCTCGACGGCAGTGGCGGACCTGACCTCAAGCCCGAGGTAGAGGCGCGCGTCGGGCGGCTTTTCCGCTGGCATATCGATCCAGCGCCGCTCGGCCTGTGGATCGACCGCATAGACGAGCGCGGCCGCTCATTGGCCACCGACGTGCCGGCCAGCATCTTCTATCATCTTACCTGCGCGCTGATGCAGTATCTGGACAGCACGGCAGAAAGTTAA
- a CDS encoding threonine/serine dehydratase codes for MMTKVFVPTLDHLKKAYAVTSQATQITPLLESRFLAEQTGAARVFVKPESLQWAGSFKVRGAYWRLKQLSQEEAKRGVVAYSSGNFAQGLAAAGQALGIPVTIVMPIDAPAAKRDATAGYGAKVVLTDHGDRAREEVAAERARQIAGEENLTLLHPFDDPEIVAGQAGTGLEALEQLAAKGVSADLLFCSIGGGGLIGGVALAFHYLSPKTAIYGVEPEGFNGMGTSIDHGTIETMPLGGKSICDGLMARKPGEAPFAAMSQAGMRGITVNDASVRRAMKTAFERLKLVLEPSGAASLAALLHGGVDVAGKTVLVVATGGNVSFNDFMKHTADA; via the coding sequence ATGATGACGAAGGTATTTGTTCCGACGCTAGACCATCTGAAAAAGGCCTATGCCGTCACCTCGCAGGCGACGCAGATCACGCCACTTCTGGAATCGCGCTTTCTCGCCGAACAGACGGGTGCCGCGCGCGTCTTCGTCAAGCCGGAATCACTGCAATGGGCCGGCTCCTTCAAGGTGCGCGGCGCGTATTGGCGGCTAAAGCAGCTTTCGCAGGAAGAAGCCAAGCGCGGCGTGGTCGCCTATTCCTCCGGCAATTTCGCCCAAGGGCTGGCAGCGGCCGGTCAGGCCCTCGGCATTCCGGTGACCATCGTCATGCCGATCGATGCACCGGCAGCAAAGCGTGATGCGACCGCCGGCTATGGCGCCAAGGTGGTGCTGACCGACCATGGCGACCGCGCCCGCGAAGAGGTCGCCGCCGAACGCGCCCGGCAGATCGCCGGGGAGGAAAATCTCACCTTGCTGCATCCCTTCGACGATCCGGAAATCGTCGCTGGTCAGGCTGGTACCGGGCTCGAAGCGCTGGAGCAGCTTGCGGCCAAGGGCGTCAGCGCCGACCTGTTGTTCTGCTCCATCGGCGGCGGCGGGCTTATCGGCGGCGTGGCACTTGCCTTCCACTATCTGTCGCCGAAGACCGCCATCTATGGCGTGGAGCCTGAAGGCTTCAACGGCATGGGCACGTCGATCGACCATGGCACGATCGAAACCATGCCGCTCGGCGGAAAATCCATCTGCGACGGGTTGATGGCGCGCAAGCCGGGCGAGGCTCCCTTCGCGGCGATGAGCCAGGCCGGCATGCGCGGCATTACCGTCAACGATGCTTCGGTGCGCCGCGCCATGAAGACCGCTTTCGAGCGGCTGAAGCTGGTGCTCGAGCCCTCGGGTGCTGCCTCGCTCGCCGCCCTGCTTCACGGCGGCGTCGATGTAGCCGGCAAGACCGTTCTTGTTGTCGCCACCGGCGGCAATGTTTCCTTCAACGATTTCATGAAGCACACCGCAGATGCTTGA
- the betB gene encoding betaine-aldehyde dehydrogenase, whose amino-acid sequence MRAQPKASHYINGRFVDDERGAPLQVVYPATGETIATLHSATPNIVELAIEAARAAQPAWARLKPVERGRILRRASDLLRARNEQLAKLETLDTGKAIQETLVADAPSAADCLEYFGGAIAAYNGEFVDLGGPFAYTRREALGVCVGIGAWNYPIQIAGWKSAPALAMGNAMVFKPSENTPLSALALAEIYTEAGLPDGLFNVVQGYGDVGAALVEHEVVAKVSVTGSVPTGRKVLSLAGSKMKHATMELGGKSPLIVFDDADLENAIGGAMLGNFYSTGQICSNGTRVFVQKGLHDRFVDRLVERTKKIRIGDPLDPETQMGPLVNKAQHEKVLGYIEIGKQDGATLACGGGVPSLQGFEGGCFVEPTVFTGVTDDMRIAREEIFGPVMSVLSFDSEEEAIERANATEFGLAAGVFTRDLQRGHRVIGELQAGTCWINAYNLTPVEMPFGGVKQSGIGRENALAALGHYSQIKSVYVETGNVESPY is encoded by the coding sequence ATGCGCGCACAGCCGAAAGCCTCGCACTACATCAATGGCCGTTTCGTCGACGACGAACGCGGTGCGCCGCTTCAGGTTGTCTACCCGGCAACGGGCGAGACGATAGCGACGCTGCATTCCGCAACGCCCAACATCGTTGAGCTGGCCATAGAGGCCGCGCGTGCCGCACAACCGGCCTGGGCGCGGCTGAAGCCGGTCGAACGCGGCCGCATCCTGCGCCGCGCCTCCGACTTATTGCGCGCCCGCAACGAGCAACTCGCAAAGCTCGAAACGCTCGACACCGGCAAGGCAATCCAGGAAACGCTGGTGGCCGACGCGCCTTCCGCTGCCGATTGCCTTGAATATTTCGGCGGCGCGATCGCTGCCTATAATGGCGAATTCGTCGATCTCGGCGGGCCGTTCGCCTATACGCGGCGCGAGGCGCTTGGCGTCTGCGTCGGCATCGGCGCCTGGAACTATCCGATCCAGATCGCCGGCTGGAAGTCCGCGCCTGCGCTCGCCATGGGCAACGCCATGGTGTTCAAGCCATCGGAAAACACGCCGCTCTCCGCGCTCGCCTTGGCCGAAATCTATACCGAAGCCGGCCTGCCGGACGGGCTGTTCAACGTCGTGCAGGGTTACGGCGATGTCGGCGCTGCCCTCGTCGAGCACGAGGTCGTCGCCAAGGTCTCGGTCACCGGTTCGGTGCCGACCGGCCGCAAGGTGCTGTCGCTTGCCGGCTCCAAGATGAAGCACGCGACGATGGAACTGGGCGGCAAATCGCCCCTTATCGTATTTGATGACGCCGACCTCGAAAATGCCATTGGTGGCGCGATGCTCGGCAATTTCTATTCGACTGGCCAGATCTGCTCCAACGGCACCCGCGTCTTTGTCCAGAAGGGCCTGCATGACCGGTTCGTGGACCGGCTGGTCGAGCGCACCAAGAAAATCCGCATCGGCGACCCGCTCGACCCGGAAACGCAGATGGGGCCGCTGGTCAACAAGGCGCAGCACGAGAAGGTTCTGGGCTATATCGAGATCGGCAAGCAGGACGGCGCGACGCTCGCTTGCGGTGGCGGTGTTCCATCGCTGCAAGGTTTTGAAGGCGGCTGCTTTGTCGAGCCGACCGTGTTCACCGGCGTGACGGATGACATGCGCATCGCCCGCGAGGAAATCTTCGGGCCTGTGATGAGCGTGCTTTCCTTCGACAGCGAGGAGGAAGCGATCGAGCGTGCCAATGCCACCGAGTTCGGGCTCGCAGCCGGCGTCTTCACCCGCGACCTGCAACGCGGGCATCGCGTTATTGGCGAGTTGCAGGCCGGCACCTGCTGGATCAACGCCTACAATCTCACGCCGGTGGAAATGCCCTTCGGCGGCGTCAAGCAATCCGGCATCGGCCGCGAGAACGCGCTCGCGGCACTCGGCCACTACTCGCAGATCAAGTCGGTCTATGTCGAGACCGGTAACGTCGAGAGCCCTTACTGA
- the betC gene encoding choline-sulfatase has translation MTGRPNILIIMVDQLNGTLFPDGPADFLHAPHLKALAARSARFRNNYTASPLCAPGRASFMSGQLPSRTEVYDNAAEFVSSIPTYAHHLRAAGYHTCLSGKMHFVGPDQMHGFEGRLTTDIYPADFGWTPDYRKPGERIDWWYHNLGSVTGAGVAEITNQMEYDDEVAFHATQKLYDHARTSDDTDRRPWCLTASFTHPHDPYVARRKYWDLYENCPALEPEVGFIPRNEQDAHSQRLYLASDYDSFDITAEQVRRSRQGYFANISYLDDKVGELISVLERTRMLDDTIIVFCSDHGDMLGERGLWFKMCFFEGAARVPLMIAGKGITPGLFNAPVSNLDICPTLCDLVGIDMSAIMPWTDGESLLPLTHGETRTAPVLMEYAAEGSYAPMVAIREGGYKFIHCEIDPPQLFDLESDPLELTNLAADPAYTEPVAAFMEKVRARWDMAAFDAAVRQSQARRWVIYPALRNGSYYPWEFQPLQKASERYMRNHMNLDILEDQKRFPRGE, from the coding sequence ATGACCGGTCGGCCCAACATCCTCATCATCATGGTCGACCAGTTGAACGGAACGCTGTTTCCGGATGGCCCGGCCGACTTTCTCCACGCGCCGCACCTGAAGGCGCTGGCCGCGCGCTCGGCCCGCTTCCGCAACAACTACACCGCCTCGCCGCTCTGCGCGCCGGGCCGCGCTTCGTTCATGAGCGGTCAGTTGCCGTCGCGCACCGAAGTCTACGACAACGCCGCCGAATTCGTCTCTTCGATCCCCACCTATGCCCATCATCTGCGCGCCGCCGGCTATCACACCTGCCTGTCGGGCAAGATGCATTTCGTCGGGCCGGACCAGATGCACGGCTTCGAGGGGCGCCTGACGACCGACATCTACCCCGCCGATTTCGGCTGGACGCCGGACTACCGCAAGCCGGGCGAACGCATCGACTGGTGGTATCACAATCTCGGTTCCGTCACCGGTGCGGGCGTCGCCGAGATCACCAACCAGATGGAATATGACGACGAGGTCGCCTTCCACGCGACCCAGAAGCTCTATGATCACGCCCGCACTTCGGACGACACCGACCGTCGCCCCTGGTGCCTGACCGCTTCGTTCACCCACCCGCATGACCCCTATGTCGCGCGGCGGAAGTATTGGGATCTTTACGAAAACTGCCCCGCGCTCGAGCCTGAAGTCGGTTTCATCCCGAGGAACGAGCAGGACGCCCACTCGCAACGGCTCTATCTCGCCAGCGACTACGACAGCTTCGACATAACGGCGGAGCAGGTGCGTCGCTCGCGCCAAGGCTATTTCGCCAACATTTCATATCTCGACGATAAGGTCGGCGAACTCATCTCCGTGCTCGAGCGCACGCGCATGCTGGACGACACCATCATCGTCTTCTGCTCCGACCATGGCGACATGCTCGGCGAGCGCGGCCTGTGGTTCAAGATGTGCTTCTTCGAAGGCGCGGCCCGCGTGCCGCTGATGATTGCCGGCAAGGGTATCACCCCCGGCCTGTTCAATGCACCCGTCTCCAATCTCGATATCTGCCCGACGCTGTGCGATCTCGTCGGCATCGACATGAGCGCGATCATGCCATGGACCGACGGCGAGTCGCTGCTGCCGCTGACGCATGGCGAAACCCGAACCGCGCCGGTTCTCATGGAATACGCCGCCGAAGGCTCCTACGCGCCGATGGTAGCGATCCGCGAGGGAGGCTACAAATTCATCCATTGCGAGATCGACCCGCCGCAACTGTTTGATCTTGAATCGGATCCGCTGGAGTTGACCAACCTCGCCGCCGATCCGGCTTATACGGAACCGGTCGCTGCCTTCATGGAAAAAGTCCGGGCGCGCTGGGACATGGCTGCCTTCGACGCCGCCGTTCGCCAGAGCCAGGCAAGGCGCTGGGTGATCTACCCGGCGCTGCGCAACGGTTCCTACTACCCGTGGGAATTCCAGCCGCTGCAAAAGGCGTCCGAGCGCTACATGCGCAACCACATGAACCTGGACATTCTGGAAGACCAGAAGCGTTTCCCGAGAGGCGAATGA
- the betA gene encoding choline dehydrogenase yields the protein MLEADFVIVGSGSAGSAMAYRLSEDGKHSVIVIEYGGTDFGPFIQMPSALSIPMNMSRYDWGFSSEPEPHLNGRILATPRGKVMGGSSSINGMVYVRGHAHDFDHWAEEGANGWSYADVLPYFKRMETSHGGEDGWRGTSGPLNIQRGPRKNPLYSAFVEAGHQAGFELTDDYNGSKQEGFGAMEQTIFGGRRWSAANAYLRPALKRKNVKLINGFARKIVIENQRAVGVEIEARKKIQVVKARREVIIAASSINSPKLLMLSGIGPAAHLRQHGIEVVADRPGVGQNLQDHMELYIQQESTQPITLYSVLNPFSKAIIGAEWLFFKTGLGATNHFEAAAFVRSKAGVDYPDIQYHFLPGAISYDGKSAAKSHGFQAHVGPMRSKSRGAITLRSSDPWATPEIRFNYMSHPDDWEDFRHCIRLTREIFGQAAFDPYRGKEISPGSHVQTDAQLDDFIREHAESAYHPCGSCRMGRADDPRSVVDPECRVIGVEGLRVADSSIFPRVTNGNLNGPSIMTGEKAADHILGRTPLAPSNQEPWINPRWQISDR from the coding sequence ATGCTTGAAGCAGATTTCGTCATCGTCGGCTCCGGTTCGGCCGGCTCGGCCATGGCCTACCGCCTGTCGGAGGACGGCAAGCACTCGGTCATCGTCATCGAATATGGCGGCACTGATTTCGGGCCGTTCATCCAGATGCCATCGGCGCTGTCGATCCCGATGAATATGAGCCGCTACGACTGGGGCTTTTCCAGCGAGCCGGAACCGCATCTCAACGGCCGCATACTGGCGACGCCGCGCGGCAAGGTCATGGGCGGTTCCTCCTCCATCAACGGCATGGTCTATGTACGTGGCCACGCCCATGATTTCGACCACTGGGCCGAGGAAGGTGCGAACGGCTGGAGCTATGCCGATGTCCTGCCCTACTTCAAGCGCATGGAAACTTCGCATGGCGGCGAGGACGGCTGGCGCGGCACGAGCGGGCCTCTCAACATCCAGCGCGGCCCGCGCAAGAACCCGCTCTATTCCGCCTTTGTCGAAGCCGGGCATCAGGCCGGTTTCGAGCTGACCGACGACTATAACGGCTCGAAGCAGGAGGGCTTTGGGGCCATGGAGCAGACCATCTTCGGCGGCCGGCGCTGGTCGGCTGCGAATGCCTATCTGCGCCCTGCCCTCAAGCGCAAAAACGTCAAACTGATCAACGGCTTCGCGCGAAAGATCGTCATAGAGAATCAACGCGCCGTCGGCGTCGAGATCGAAGCTCGCAAAAAGATTCAGGTGGTTAAAGCAAGACGCGAAGTGATCATTGCCGCGTCCTCGATCAATTCGCCCAAGCTACTGATGCTGTCGGGCATCGGGCCGGCCGCGCATCTCAGGCAACACGGCATCGAGGTGGTCGCGGATCGCCCCGGTGTCGGCCAGAACCTCCAGGACCATATGGAGCTCTATATCCAGCAGGAATCGACCCAGCCGATCACGCTCTATTCCGTGCTCAATCCCTTTTCCAAGGCGATAATCGGCGCGGAGTGGCTGTTCTTCAAGACCGGTCTCGGCGCCACCAATCACTTCGAGGCGGCCGCCTTCGTGCGCTCGAAAGCGGGCGTCGACTATCCCGACATCCAGTATCATTTCCTGCCCGGCGCCATCAGCTATGACGGTAAGTCGGCGGCAAAATCGCATGGCTTCCAGGCCCATGTCGGGCCGATGCGCTCGAAGTCGCGTGGCGCGATCACGCTGCGCTCCAGCGATCCATGGGCCACGCCCGAAATCCGTTTCAACTACATGTCCCACCCGGATGACTGGGAAGACTTCCGTCACTGCATCCGCCTTACGCGAGAGATCTTCGGCCAGGCCGCCTTCGATCCCTATCGCGGCAAGGAAATCTCGCCGGGCAGCCACGTCCAGACCGACGCGCAGCTTGACGACTTCATCCGCGAGCACGCCGAAAGCGCCTACCACCCCTGCGGCAGCTGCCGCATGGGCCGCGCAGACGACCCGCGCAGCGTGGTCGATCCGGAATGCCGCGTCATCGGCGTCGAGGGCCTGCGTGTGGCGGACTCCTCGATCTTCCCGCGCGTCACCAACGGCAATCTCAACGGCCCCTCGATCATGACCGGCGAAAAGGCTGCCGATCACATCCTTGGCCGCACCCCGCTTGCTCCGTCCAACCAGGAGCCATGGATCAACCCGCGCTGGCAGATTTCCGACCGCTGA
- a CDS encoding glycine zipper 2TM domain-containing protein, with product MELRKITVVAAALAAMTLAGCATSEQQQRAGTGALIGGAGGALVGQAIGGNTRSTVAGAAGGALLGAAVGTLTTPSSSAPQRRGQDMCRYRAGDGSVYTAPCDDRYYNGNY from the coding sequence ATGGAACTTCGTAAAATTACTGTGGTTGCAGCAGCGCTTGCCGCAATGACGCTTGCGGGCTGCGCCACCAGCGAGCAGCAGCAGCGCGCGGGAACCGGCGCACTGATCGGCGGTGCTGGCGGCGCACTGGTCGGCCAGGCCATAGGCGGCAACACGCGCAGCACGGTCGCGGGCGCGGCCGGCGGTGCACTGCTCGGCGCAGCAGTCGGTACCTTGACCACGCCATCCTCATCCGCGCCGCAGCGTCGCGGCCAGGATATGTGCCGCTACCGCGCCGGCGACGGCAGCGTCTACACGGCACCTTGCGACGACCGCTACTACAACGGCAACTACTAA